One genomic region from Cataglyphis hispanica isolate Lineage 1 chromosome 11, ULB_Chis1_1.0, whole genome shotgun sequence encodes:
- the LOC126852937 gene encoding uncharacterized protein LOC126852937 gives MDMEESGSSEESIIGVRKNMRRFRIVSSSSDEASNDSESLGNELNDHSLEEEDFESNLESDDGDNEWKKITGRQLQMNEYTEEEEFLIHNMDCDDPVSLYKLFVTDHILEIIAEETNKYATQCINNSACSSTSHQRAWKPVTKDEINTFFGILLIMGIVQVIPIISRFMQGKKMQNQSPRHILMT, from the exons atggaTATGGAAGAAAGTGGTTCGTCTGAAGAATCTATTATTGGAGTCAGAAAAAATATGCGAAGATTTAGAATAGTTTCGAGCTCTTCAGATGAGGCAAGCAACGATAGTGAATCATTAGGTAATGAACTGAATGACCATTCCTTGGAGGAAGAAGATTTTGAATCCAATTTAGAGAGTGACGATGGTGATAATGAATGGAAGAAAATAACAGGAAGACAGCTACAAATGAATGAGTATACGGAAGAAgaggaatttttaattcacaaCATGGACTGCGACGATCCTGtttcgttatataaattattcgtcaCGGATCACATACTTGAAATAATCGCggaagaaacaaataaatacgCTACccaatgcataaataattctgCATGTAGCAGCACAAGTCACCAACGGGCCTGGAAGCCTGTTacaaaagatgaaataaatactttttttggcATCTTGCTAATTATGGGTATAGTACAG GTTATACCTATAATATCGAGATTTATGcagggaaaaaaaatgcagaacCAATCGCCAAGACACATTCTCATGACGTAg